The following are encoded together in the Strongyloides ratti genome assembly S_ratti_ED321, chromosome : 2 genome:
- a CDS encoding ShKT domain-containing protein yields the protein MKEQCPRTCGVCTSSGTSNNVIIITLGNKNPISKGTCGNMNCPRYYICVENKCVLKSQPPRRATLKPVAKTTTKSKCINLSIICSKVSPNQCNTKKLINIYAIKCPKTCGVCKI from the coding sequence atgaaagAACAATGCCCTCGTACATGTGGAGTATGTACTTCTTCAGGAACTAgtaataatgttattataattacaTTAGGTAATAAAAATCCAATATCAAAAGGAACATGTGGTAATATGAATTGTCCACGTTACTATATTTGTGTTGAAAACAAATGTGTTCTTAAAAGTCAACCACCAAGACGTGCAACTTTAAAACCTGTAGCTAAAACTACCACCAAATctaaatgtataaatttatctattataTGTTCTAAAGTATCTCCAAATCAATGTAATacaaaaaaacttattaacATATATGCTATTAAATGCCCCAAAACTTGTGGGGtttgtaaaatttaa